Proteins co-encoded in one Erinaceus europaeus chromosome X, mEriEur2.1, whole genome shotgun sequence genomic window:
- the LOC132535741 gene encoding testis-expressed protein 13D-like, protein MAMDYWDAGTGFQHREVVDFINEEVRDNGGGPDSYVAFRSRSWNEVEDWLVTVVTDQRVPRALQRACTWSALALSVRVGARERELQARGVRRLQEQLEEHEVVLCALGSELQQLKQERDEVAAQLYSTRATLQQVGTDCDMLQGQLLQAQKSAQATHLAHEVPPGLPGQPPGSVTWLPNSAQPGYVAGVGMNGGLFFETLMPVPAAILYVPAPRILWAQHKQPSFHVPVPYLLPMQPAFPLGFPYLPTNILFLPSILVPISVSPLRVCLPGPSGAVGYQNDMASPWDQRSYIQGQGPDILQHTAPLEGIPIHTEESIQTPQGTVILSESQSQSQEEHPQRPQSTVPFENNWNYGHKGPKKTSEITPFVNSWGYGQGGPGMTSEMAPFIDSWSYDQKNPERTSEITSMGDSWSCAQDSTERTTRMTPFGDSWQHDQGEGQGMLLGMFTQSNNKHHSEERGPVWPQGCLDVSKTYCQEKHLQSLQGTSALGFSKNYNQIADSDRSQGMLPLWSNRSQCLEEEDLEGLQATFPGYNWIDSVKENSKKQHVQQQKTTQLERTSESQNQEKFALNCNLFNWVCPSCKTLNFSFYIACSKCKEVCMDIDNGDPIPEQIW, encoded by the coding sequence ATGGCCATGGACTACTGGGACGCCGGGACCGGCTTCCAGCACAGAGAGGTGGTGGATTTCATCAACGAAGAGGTGCGTGATAATGGTGGCGGGCCGGACTCCTATGTGGCCTTCCGCTCGCGGTCCTGGAACGAAGTGGAGGACTGGCTGGTGACCGTGGTAACCGACCAGCGGGTGCCGCGTGCACTCCAGCGCGCATGCACCTGGAGCGCACTGGCCCTTAGTGTCCGCGTGGGCGCCCGTGAGCGCGAGCTGCAGGCGCGAGGGGTCCGCAGGCTGCAAGAGCAGCTGGAGGAGCATGAAGTGGTTTTGTGTGCCCTAGGCTCCGAGCTGCAGCAGCTTAAACAGGAGCGTGATGAGGTGGCAGCGCAGCTATACTCCACAAGGGCCACCCTGCAGCAAGTGGGGACTGACTGTGATATGCTCCAAGGGCAACTGCTCCAGGCTCAGAAGTCAGCCCAAGCTACCCATCTGGCTCATGAAGTGCCTCCTGGGCTTCCAGGGCAGCCACCTGGCTCTGTGACATGGCTTCCGAATTCAGCACAGCCAGGGTATGTGGCAGGTGTGGGGATGAATGGCGGACTGTTTTTTGAGACCTTGATGCCAGTCCCAGCAGCCATACTTTATGTGCCGGCTCCCAGGATCCTGTGGGCTCAGCATAAGCAGCCCTCTTTCCATGTACCGGTGCCATACCTACTTCCGATGCAGCCAGCATTCCCATTGGGATTCCCATATTTGCCAACAAATATTCTATTTTTGCCATCTATTCTAGTCCCAATTTCTGTATCACCTCTAAGAGTCTGCCTCCCTGGCCCATCGGGAGCAGTGGGCTACCAGAATGATATGGCTTCACCGTGGGACCAGAGGAGCTACATCCAGGGTCAAGGACCTGACATCTTGCAACATACAGCTCCCCTGGAGGGAATCCCAATCCATACTGAAGAAAGTATCCAGACACCCCAGGGAACGGTCATCCTTAGTGAAAGCCAGAGCCAAAGCCAGGAAGAACATCCACAGAGGCCGCAGAGCACGGTCCCTTTTGAGAACAACTGGAACTATGGCcacaaaggcccaaagaagacctCAGAAATAACACCATTTGTGAACAGTTGGGGCTATGGCCAGGGAGGTCCAGGGATGACCTCAGAGATGGCCCCCTTCATTGACAGCTGGAGTTATGATCAGAAAAATCCAGAGAGGACCTCAGAAATAACATCCATGGGAGACAGCTGGAGCTGTGCTcaagatagtacagagagaaccACAAGGATGACCCCTTTTGGGGATAGTTGGCAACATGACCAGGGAGAAGGTCAAGGCATGCTCCTGGGAATGTTTACCCAGAGTAACAACAAGCACCACAGTGAGGAAAGAGGTCCAGTGTGGCCCCAAGGTTGCCTAGATGTCAGCAAGACCTATTGCCAAGAAAAACATCTACAGAGTCTCCAGGGGACATCTGCACTGGGATTTAGCAAAAACTATAACCAGATAGCTGATTCTGACAGATCCCAGGGGATGTTACCCCTGTGGAGCAATAGGAGCCAATGTCTTGAAGAAGAAGATCTGGAAGGACTCCAGGCAACTTTCCCGGGGTACAACTGGATTGACAGTGTGAAAGAAAACTCAAAGAAACAACACGTTCAACAGCAGAAGACTACCCAACTAGAAAGAACCTCAGAATCCCAGAACCAGGAGAAGTTTGCCTTAAACTGCAATTTATTTAATTGGGTCTGTCCATCGTGTAAGACattgaatttttcattttatatagcCTGCTCTAAATGCAAGGAAGTCTGTATGGATATTGATAATGGAGACCCAATCCCAGAACAAATTTGGTGA